Part of the Nitrosopumilus piranensis genome is shown below.
ATTTTCTGAAACTATCGTCTTTTGAAATTCATTTGGGTGTATAATTTTTGCAAGAATTTCAATTCCTTCAATTGTACGTATGCTAGGTTTGCTAAAAAAAGAATTTGCGTCAACTGCAAAAACTTTGTTGTTTTTTACGGCATCAATATTTAGCCATGCCTGATTTTTTGCCAGAATCGATTTGTATTCTAAAACTGTTCGCTTGACATCAAACCCACAAGGCATGAGAATTATTATGTCTGGATTACTTTCTTTAACCTCTTCAAAACTCATCCGTCTAGAGTGCTCTCCTGCTCTACTTATCAAATTTCTACCTCCTGCAATTTTGATCATTTCTGGAATCCAGTGACCTGCTGTAAAAAATGGATCAAGCCATTCTAATGCCAAAACTTTTGATGATTTGTCTTTTACTCTATTTTTGATTTTTTGAATTCTTTTTTTCAAAGACTCTAAAATCTCTTGTGCTTTCACTTCTCTTCCTAAAACAATTCCTATCTCTCTTACTGACTCAAATATTTCTTCTAAATTGTGAGGATCCATTGAATACACTGATGGTTTTTTCTCAAGAATTTTGATGGCTTTGTTCACTTGATTGGTGTAAGCTGCACAAACAGAGCATGTTTCTTGTGTAATTATTATATCTGGGTTTGCATCAATTAGATTTTTTTCATTTAATTCAAAAATGTCTTTTTTATCATTGAGTAACTGGCAAGTTATAGTATTGATCTGGCTACTTGTTAATTTTTCAGAATCTATTACTGAATTGATTACTTTTGGCTTAAGAGACGCTTCAGTTGGAAATTTGCACTCATGTGTTACTCCGTAGAGATCTTCCTGAGCCCCTAACTCATAAATTAATTCTGTAGCACTTGGCAAAAACGACACAATTCTTTTTTCCATCTGCAAATCCTATGTGTATAAGTTCTTAAATTCAATTATGCACTATTATGTGTATGAAACCACAATCGTGTAGAAATTGCGGGAAAGAGCTATGGGAAAACCAAACCATTTGTCCCAAATGTGGGAGAGAAAGAGAACAAGAAAATCCTGAATAATTTGCATTTACACATTGTCAATTTCTATGATTCATCAAGTTATTAGACACAACCTATGCATAATTTTTGATGTCTTCTAATTCTCAGGATATACGACGTTCCATTTTAACAAAGTGGCATGAAACATTATCAAGATACGGAAATCTATTTTCTTCTGATTCAATTAGTGGTACAAGCCCTCCGTCTGTGTTTGTAGGTTCGTACAATTATCCCAAAGTCTTTGTAGGTCCAATGGTTCCTCCAATTCATGGAGATACAAGTTTACTTGATTCACCTGAAAAATGGAAAGGCAAATCTCTGGAAGAAATTGTAAATTTTCGATTAAATTTAATTCGTGGGACCCAAAAAATACCTATTGATAAAACTGAAGGTCGTTACATAGAGAGTCTTCAAGAAGTAACAATGTCTTCAAAACCAACTGATTCAGATTTAATTTTCCAAAAATCTGTTTCTTCAAACATTTCTTTGGATGGTGAAAGTGCACCTTTTGGTCCTACTGGTGAGATAAAATCTGCAAAATTTTCTGGAACATCATCTGTGAAAACCATTGAAAAAACATTCTATGATAAGGATCTTAAGGCCCAAGATGCTGTTTTAAATTTATACAATTCTGGAATTGATATTTCAAAAATTCAAAAGTGCTTTAGTATTGGAATGTTAGGCCAAAGACGTAAACTTGTCCCTACCAAATGGAGCATCACTGCAACTGATGATATTATTGCATCCTCTCTGGTTGAAGATGTATTGGATTACGGGTTGATTGATTCTTGCAAAGTTTTTTCATATGATCATCTTGGAAATCATTTTGCTGTTGTTTTATTCCCTCATAGGTGGATTTATGAAATGATTGAAGCCTGGTATTCTAATGGTGTTATGGGATTTGGTTCTGATCATGAGGATGCACGTGGAATCAATCATCCTCCTGCTATAGCAGGTGCTTATTTTGCAGCAAAATTAGGCGTACTTGAATATCTCCACATACATGAAATTCAGTCCGGCGTGGTGATTCTAAGAGAAATTAGACCTGAATATGCTATTCCTGTTGGTGTTTGGCAGGTACGTGAAGGTATCCGGGAAGCAATGAAGAGAAAGCCCTTAGTTGTAAACAATTTTGATGATGCTCTAACATTGGCCTCAAATAAGATGAGTATTAGTAAATCTGAATGGTTGTCTCATGGCAATATTTCAAAATTAATGCGACAAAAAACACTCTCAGATTTTTTCTAGCTCTATTTCTGTGATAACATTTGAAAGAAATTTCCTAGTTGATTATCTGCATACAAGAGAAAATATGTTTGATTTGCAAGATATGTAGTGTTGAATCTATAGGTGATTGGATTAATCTCAGATAATATTTTTCCAACCGTGATCTTACCTTCTCTAAATTGATTTAATAATTTGAAAAATAATTCCTTTTCAGAGACATTGAATTTTTTTGAAAAATACCCAAAAATATGCATTATAGCATTTGCATGCGATTTGGTTGTTGGTGGTTTTTCTAACGCTTTTCTAAGGTGCTTTTCATATTCTGACATAATCTCTGATAATGAAACTTTTTTGTAACTTGCAACAATGTTCCCTAAAATTTTTAATTCATTTTGATCATGAACCATAAGCATGTATTTGTTCATGGCTTGAAATGTTACCAGATTACTGATCTTTCCTTTTTTCACATCATCGAATCTTTTTAAGACATATTCTTTGATATCCTCTTCAGACAGTATTGACATGTCAGTTTTCTCTTGATTTTTGTTCACTTGTATGGATCATTTTTTTTTGGATATAAACCAGAATTGCTTGAATTCAAATTACCACTAGATTTTGCCTTGTATTTTTGGCACTAGAAGAACATTTAGCACCAGCTTATATATCATAACTGAAAATAGATGTTAATGAAAATAGCATTAACTGCAATGACTGCAATAATACTAGTAGCATTAACATCATCAGCATATGCCGACGTTCCATCTTGGGTCAAAACCAATGCAGGTTGGTGGGCCGATGGCACCCTATCAGAATCTGAATTTGTTTCAGGCATAGAGTTTTTGATTAATGCTGGAATCATCACAGTTGCGCCAACAACCGTCTCCACTCAAAGCTCAGAAGGAGTTCCCGACTGGGTAAAAAACACCGCAGGTTGGTGGGCAGAGGGAATAATCACTGATGGTGAATTTGTAAATGGAATCCAACACCTTATTTCCATAGGATTAATTTCTGTGGATTCAAGCCAAACTCAGGAAGATATCTCGTCTGTAGAAAAAACATCCGACACAGAGTTGTCAATGTTTGAAAAGGAACTTGAAAA
Proteins encoded:
- a CDS encoding zinc-ribbon domain-containing protein; this encodes MKPQSCRNCGKELWENQTICPKCGREREQENPE
- a CDS encoding cobalamin-binding protein, which encodes MEKRIVSFLPSATELIYELGAQEDLYGVTHECKFPTEASLKPKVINSVIDSEKLTSSQINTITCQLLNDKKDIFELNEKNLIDANPDIIITQETCSVCAAYTNQVNKAIKILEKKPSVYSMDPHNLEEIFESVREIGIVLGREVKAQEILESLKKRIQKIKNRVKDKSSKVLALEWLDPFFTAGHWIPEMIKIAGGRNLISRAGEHSRRMSFEEVKESNPDIIILMPCGFDVKRTVLEYKSILAKNQAWLNIDAVKNNKVFAVDANSFFSKPSIRTIEGIEILAKIIHPNEFQKTIVSENSFSKIE
- a CDS encoding Nre family DNA repair protein, with the protein product MSSNSQDIRRSILTKWHETLSRYGNLFSSDSISGTSPPSVFVGSYNYPKVFVGPMVPPIHGDTSLLDSPEKWKGKSLEEIVNFRLNLIRGTQKIPIDKTEGRYIESLQEVTMSSKPTDSDLIFQKSVSSNISLDGESAPFGPTGEIKSAKFSGTSSVKTIEKTFYDKDLKAQDAVLNLYNSGIDISKIQKCFSIGMLGQRRKLVPTKWSITATDDIIASSLVEDVLDYGLIDSCKVFSYDHLGNHFAVVLFPHRWIYEMIEAWYSNGVMGFGSDHEDARGINHPPAIAGAYFAAKLGVLEYLHIHEIQSGVVILREIRPEYAIPVGVWQVREGIREAMKRKPLVVNNFDDALTLASNKMSISKSEWLSHGNISKLMRQKTLSDFF
- a CDS encoding DUF1722 domain-containing protein, which gives rise to MNKNQEKTDMSILSEEDIKEYVLKRFDDVKKGKISNLVTFQAMNKYMLMVHDQNELKILGNIVASYKKVSLSEIMSEYEKHLRKALEKPPTTKSHANAIMHIFGYFSKKFNVSEKELFFKLLNQFREGKITVGKILSEINPITYRFNTTYLANQTYFLLYADNQLGNFFQMLSQK